In Candidatus Krumholzibacteriia bacterium, the genomic window CGGCGGGTTCGAAGGCGCTGCCGGTGCGGACCATGATCCGGCCCTCCACCAGCGGCCACTTCCGATCCTCGAGCAGGAACACGGTGAGCCCGTTCTCGAGCACGTGGCGTTCGTAGTCGGGGATCTCGACCTCGCCCAGCTCGGGAAAGTCGAAGCGCTCCCAGGGTTCCTTCGCCGTCGCGTCGGACGGAACGATCGACAGGGCCACCAACAGCATCAGGACTCCCGCGAGGGAGCCTCGGGACAGGTCACCGCGCATCGGTGGCTCCTTCCTGCTCGGCGTCCTCGGTGAGGATGTACGCCACGTTACGGTTCTTCTCGACGAAGGTCTCGCGCGCCACCCGCTGGATGTCGGCCGCGGTCACCGCGTCGATCTCCGTGGGGTAGACGAGCCCCTGACGCCAGTCGTCCTCGAAGAGCTCGGCCTGGACCACCGTGCTGATGGTGCCGAAGTTGCTGCGCACCTGCCGCACGAAGTTGGCCTTCATGCGGGTCTTCACGCCCTCCAGCTCCTCGGCGCTCACGGGTTCGTCCTTCAGCCGGTCGAGTTCCTCGAGCACCGCCTGCTCGCACTCGAGGGCGGTCACGCCCTGGGCCGGCACGACGAAGTTGATGAACAGACCCGGGTAGAGTTCGCCCGGGAGCTGGGTGACGGCACCCACCGCCACTGCCTTCTTCTCGTCCTTCACCAGGCGCTGGTGCAGACGGCTGCTCCGCCCGTTCGCGATCATCTCGGTGATCACGTCGAACACGGGAGCATCGGGATGGAACATGTCGGGCTTGTGGTAACCCACGATCAGGAAGGGCTGACCGGGGTCACGCAGGGCCACACGACGCTCGCCGCGCTGCGGCGGCTCTTCGGTGATCACGCGCGGAGGCTCCGGGCCCTCCTCCCAGTCGTCGAAGTACTCCTCGGCGAGGTCCTTCACGTCGTCGACCTTCAGGTCGCCGACCAGGCCGATCACCACGTTGCTCGGCACGTAGTAGCGATCGTACAGCTCCAGGCACTGCTGGCGGGTGAAGTTGTCGAGGTCGCTCTGGTAGCCGACGAGCGGACGGCCGTAGGGATGCGCGAGGTAGCTCATGGCCAGGAACTCCTCGAGCAGACGTCCCACCGGCGAGCTGTCGGTGCGCATGCGGCGCTCCTCGATCACCACGTCGCGCTCGGTGTAGAACTCGCGCATGACGGGGTTGATGAAACGCTCGCTCTCGAGGTAGGCCCACAGCTCGAGCTTGTTGCTGGGCAGCTGGTAGAAGTAGGTGGTCACGTCGTAGCCGGTCGAGGCGTTCAGCCCGGTGCCACCGTTCTTCTGGATGATGTTGCCGAACTGGTTGGCCACGACGTACTCGCGGGCCTCGTCCTGGGCGTCCTCGAAGGCCTCCTCGAGTTCGGCGATCTCGGACTGGGTCGCGTCACGGTCGCGGCGGGCCTCCATCAGGGCGGCGTAGGCCTCGTCGACCTTCCGCATGGCCTTCTTCTCGCGACGGTGGTCTTCGGTCCCGATCTCGTCGGTTCCCTTGAAGGCCATGTGTTCGAACATGTGGGCCAGACCGGTCCGGCCCTGTTCCTCGTTCACACCCCCGACGCCCACCTGGGCGAAGTAGGTGAAGACGGGAGCTCCGGGTCGCTCGACGACGACGAACCGGAGTCCGTTGTCGAGCGTGAAGGTTTCGACTTCGCTCTCGAGTTGCTCCAGGTCCTGCGCCTGGGCCGCGGGGACCACGAGCAGACACAGCAGGAGCAGGGAGAGCGTGGCCAGCACGTTGCGGTGCACGGCCCCTCCTTTGCGGGTTGCGGGTTGGACGGGGGGCGGAGAAGTGCGCGAGATTTCGGAGTCGGTCATTGTCCAGGGTTCATTCGGTGCGAGGTCCGGTGACGCGATTTCGACGGATCCCGTCGGACGGACGCGCACGGGACACCCACCGGCTTTCCGGATCGAAGAACCGCAGCGGCCGCTCGGCCGCGTGCCGGATCCCGATCCGACCACTCTCCGCGATCTCCGCGGGCGCGGATCCTGGCCACAGTCCCAGCCGAGGATCACGAACGAGATCGAGACCGTCCCACGAGAGGTCGGCCCCGAGAGCCTGCCCCAGCTTACCCGGTCCGTTGGTCAGTTCGTAGCCCGAACGTCCTCGACGCCACAGGAGGACGTCGATTCCCTCGATCGGCTCCGCCGCGCGCAGCAGGACCGCGCCGGCCGTGCCGCGGGCTTCGCAGACCACGTTCAGGCAGTGGTGCAGACCATACGACACATACACGTACAAGTGTCCGGGTGTTGCGAACATGTTCCGATTGCGGGGCGTGGGACCGCGGTGGGCGTGACTGGCGGGGTCCTCGCCCTGCCCCAGGTAGGCCTCGACCTCGACGGTCCGCAGCCGGACCCGGCGTCCGTCGACGCGTGAGCGCAGCTCCACGCCGACGAGATCGCGCGCCACGTCCGTCACCGGTCGCGCGAAGAAGGCGCGCCCCAGCCTTCTCGTTCCAGACATCAACAACAATCCGTCAGTTGACCACGTATTCGCGGCGGCCGAAGACGAGCCCGCCGATGATCGAGAAGGCCACCAGCGCGACCAGGAGGAGCCCGGTCGACACCCACGGCGAGACGTCGGGATTCTCGACCATCATCTGCCGGAGGAACTCGATCATCGAGCCCTGCACGTCCTCGTCGCGCATCATCACGTTGCGGACGTGGAACTCCAGGGTCCAGGTCTGCATCTGGCCGGGGATCTTCGAGACCACGCCCTCCCAGGCGAAGGCGTACGCCACCCCCCACACGAGTGGTCGCTTGAAGACGACCCCGAAGATCGCGAACAGGCCCGTGAAGACCATGGTGGCCAGCAGCACGATCCACACGTGGTTGACGTACTGCTTCACGAAGTGGACGTCGACCACACCGAAATCGCCCACGACCATGAAGGCGAAGCACAGGACCAGCGACAACGCCAGCAAGACCGCCGCGAGCACCTGCACCGCCGCCAGGCGGCCGGCGTACACCGCCACCCGGCTGATCGGCCGGGTCAGCAGATAGGTGATCGTGCGCCCCTCGACCTCGTCGTGGATGGTCGGGACCCCGAAGGCCAGACCCACCAGGTACACGAGGATGCTGAGGTACAGGGTGCCCACGAGGTTCGAGAAGAAGGCCGAGGCGTCGAGGACCTCGGTGGCTCCGTTGCGCCAGAGCAACGTGAGCAGCAACGGGGCCAGACCGGCGAAGGCGATGAACAGCAGTCGACGCCGCCGCACGAGGTCCCGCACGGCCTGCGCGAAGACCAGCTGGAAGACGGTCCCGAAGGGAACCGGAGCCGGGATCGGACGATCCGCGTTCAGCGGGGGTGCACTCATGAGCCGTCCTCCACGAGGTACTCGAACAGGCTCTTCAGGTCGTCGTCCTCGGTCACGTAGCCGCGGATGGGCACACCGCCGTCGAGAGCGACCTCGGGGAGTCGGCCGAAGAACAGGCGCGGGTGGTTCGATTCGACGATCAGCCGCGTCGGCGCCTCCACCCGGACCCCGAGGACGTCCTCGGCCCCGATCAGGATCGCCGCCAGTGCCCGGGCGTCGTCGGTCTCGATCGCGATCCGGTGCGGGTGGCGCTCGACCAGGTCCCGGATGTCACTGACGTTTCCCTCGGCGAGGATCC contains:
- a CDS encoding pitrilysin family protein — protein: MHRNVLATLSLLLLCLLVVPAAQAQDLEQLESEVETFTLDNGLRFVVVERPGAPVFTYFAQVGVGGVNEEQGRTGLAHMFEHMAFKGTDEIGTEDHRREKKAMRKVDEAYAALMEARRDRDATQSEIAELEEAFEDAQDEAREYVVANQFGNIIQKNGGTGLNASTGYDVTTYFYQLPSNKLELWAYLESERFINPVMREFYTERDVVIEERRMRTDSSPVGRLLEEFLAMSYLAHPYGRPLVGYQSDLDNFTRQQCLELYDRYYVPSNVVIGLVGDLKVDDVKDLAEEYFDDWEEGPEPPRVITEEPPQRGERRVALRDPGQPFLIVGYHKPDMFHPDAPVFDVITEMIANGRSSRLHQRLVKDEKKAVAVGAVTQLPGELYPGLFINFVVPAQGVTALECEQAVLEELDRLKDEPVSAEELEGVKTRMKANFVRQVRSNFGTISTVVQAELFEDDWRQGLVYPTEIDAVTAADIQRVARETFVEKNRNVAYILTEDAEQEGATDAR
- a CDS encoding ABC transporter permease, with the protein product MSAPPLNADRPIPAPVPFGTVFQLVFAQAVRDLVRRRRLLFIAFAGLAPLLLTLLWRNGATEVLDASAFFSNLVGTLYLSILVYLVGLAFGVPTIHDEVEGRTITYLLTRPISRVAVYAGRLAAVQVLAAVLLALSLVLCFAFMVVGDFGVVDVHFVKQYVNHVWIVLLATMVFTGLFAIFGVVFKRPLVWGVAYAFAWEGVVSKIPGQMQTWTLEFHVRNVMMRDEDVQGSMIEFLRQMMVENPDVSPWVSTGLLLVALVAFSIIGGLVFGRREYVVN
- a CDS encoding DNA-3-methyladenine glycosylase, with the protein product MSGTRRLGRAFFARPVTDVARDLVGVELRSRVDGRRVRLRTVEVEAYLGQGEDPASHAHRGPTPRNRNMFATPGHLYVYVSYGLHHCLNVVCEARGTAGAVLLRAAEPIEGIDVLLWRRGRSGYELTNGPGKLGQALGADLSWDGLDLVRDPRLGLWPGSAPAEIAESGRIGIRHAAERPLRFFDPESRWVSRARPSDGIRRNRVTGPRTE